Proteins co-encoded in one Gossypium arboreum isolate Shixiya-1 chromosome 11, ASM2569848v2, whole genome shotgun sequence genomic window:
- the LOC108471733 gene encoding uncharacterized protein LOC108471733: MSYRQRGMLYRQRGNRRPSYYRQRITHPKPEPLAAWEKKFCIEVGAMPWERFVEAKKNLIENDKVFEWDDSAGLIAFQEAKQRFWEIYHGFPCENKLPNNAADLYIDNIDWNSEIDAELFSEIKSLTDNENEEKDNTKEIDWFSIPLEEIQATGWDEYEEPAPRLPSIVGSP, encoded by the coding sequence ATGTCATATCGTCAAAGAGGAATGTTATATCGTCAAAGAGGGAATCGTCGACCAAGTTACTACAGACAAAGGATCACTCATCCCAAACCCGAACCATTGGCTGCATGGGAGAAAAAATTCTGTATAGAAGTGGGTGCAATGCCATGGGAAAGATTTGTTGAAGCAAAGAAGAACTTGATTGAAAATGACAAAGTGTTCGAATGGGATGATTCGGCTGGTTTAATAGCTTTCCAAGAAGCTAAACAAAGATTTTGGGAAATTTATCATGGTTTTCCATGTGAGAACAAGTTGCCAAATAATGCAGCAGATTTGTATATAGATAATATTGATTGGAATTCTGAAATTGACGCTGAACTTTTCTCAGAAATAAAGTCCCTTACAGATaatgaaaatgaagaaaaagacAATACTAAGGAGATTGATTGGTTTTCGATTCCGCTAGAAGAAATCCAAGCTACTGGATGGGACGAATATGAAGAACCTGCACCCCGCTTACCTAGTATAGTTGGATCACCATAG
- the LOC108474083 gene encoding plastidic glucose transporter 4 isoform X2 — protein MQASTHLIKGNLEVKISKRRDLPCFREFKERKSTLTRNLCIRRGSICSGLSSGAVSMGAELARARDNVETVARSLIKFRSVKGGDVEDLAPINPHETSTGTVLPFVGVACLGAILFGYHLGVVNGALDYLSKDLGIAQNAVMQGWVVSTLLAAAAVGSFTGGALADKFGRTRTFQLDAIPLIIGAVLTAIAQNVQTMIIGRLLAGIGIGITSAIVPLYISEISPTDIRGALGSVNQLFICIGILAALVAGLPLSRSPVWWRGMFGLAVIPSILLALGMTYSPESPRWLFQQGKISEAEKSIGTLYGKERVPEVMYELRTAGQGSTEPEAGWIDLFSKRYWKVVSVGAALFFFQQFAGINAVVYYSTAVFRSAGIASDVAASALVGASNVFGTVIASSLMDRQGRKSLLITSFSGMGASMLLLSLSFTWKVLAPYSGILAVVGTVLYVLSFSLGAGPVPALLLPEIFASRIRAKAVALSLCMHWISNFVIGLYFLSVVDKFGISVVYLVFTAVCLLAVLFMAGNVVETKGRSLEEIELALNPTT, from the exons ATGCAGGCATCAACACATTTAATCAAAGGAAATTTAGAGGTTAAGATTTCAAAACGGAGAGATCTGCCTTGTTTTCGTGAATTTAAGGAACGGAAGTCAACTTTGACTCGTAATCTTTGCATCCGAAGGGGTTCTATTTGCAGTGGTTTAAGCTCTGGTGCCGTTTCAATGGGAGCTGAGCTCGCACGTGCTAGAGATAATGTTGAAACCGTCGCTCGCTCTTTGATCAAATTTCGATCTGTCAAAG GTGGAGATGTTGAGGATCTGGCACCAATCAACCCTCACGAGACATCTACTGGGACTGTTTTACCATTTGTTGGCGTTGCTTGCTTGGGAGCTATATTATTTGGTTACCATCTAGG GGTGGTAAATGGTGCTCTTGATTATCTATCTAAGGATCTGGGAATTGCTCAAAATGCTGTCATGCAAG GATGGGTTGTCAGCACCCTCCTTGCTGCTGCTGCAGTTGGTTCATTTACTGGAGGAGCACTGGCAGATAAGTTCGGCCGGACAAGGACTTTTCAATTAGATGCCATTCCACTAATCATTGGAGCAGTTCTTAC TGCTATAGCACAGAATGTCCAGACTATGATAATTGGCCGCTTGCTGGCTGGTATAGGTATTGGTATAACATCTGCTATTGTGCCACTTTACATATCTGAG ATCTCACCAACTGATATCCGTGGTGCACTTGGATCTGTAAACCAACTTTTTATATGTATTGGGATTCTTGCAGCATTGGTGGCTGGATTACCTTTATCACGGAGCCCAGTATG GTGGAGGGGAATGTTTGGTCTTGCTGTTATCCCTTCTATTTTATTGGCTCTAGGAATGACATATTCCCCAGAAAGTCCTCGGTGGCTGTTCCAG CAAGGGAAAATTTCCGAAGCAGAAAAATCCATAGGAACACTATATGGGAAAGAAAGAGTTCCTGAGGTTATGTATGAGTTAAGGACTGCAGGACAGGGTTCTACAGAACCAGAAGCAGGATGGATTGATCTATTTAGTAAGCGATACTGGAAAG TTGTGAGTGTTGGCGCTGCACTTTTCTTCTTCCAACAGTTTGCTGGGATAAATGCTGTAGTTTATTATTCTACAGCTGTCTTTCGTAGTGCTGGAATTGCATCTGATGTTGCCGCAAGTGCTCTTGTTGGTGCATCAAATGTCTTTG GCACAGTTATTGCATCCTCTCTGATGGACAGACAAGGAAGGAAAAGTCTTCTAATCACAAGTTTTTCTGGAATG GGTGCTTCAATGTTGCTGCTTTCATTGTCATTCACTTGGAAGGTTCTTGCCCCCTACTCTGGCATTCTAGCCGTTGTTGGGACTGTTCT TTATGTCTTATCGTTTTCACTTGGTGCTGGTCCTGTGCCTGCTCTTCTTCTTCCGGAAATATTTGCTTCCAGAATTAGAGCAAAAGCAGTGGCTTTATCGCTTTGCATGCATTGG ATATCAAACTTTGTCATCGGCCTGTATTTCCTGAGTGTTGTGGACAAGTTTGGAATCAGTGTAGTTTATTTGGTATTCACCGCTGTCTGTCTTCTTGCTGTCTTGTTTATGGCTGGTAATGTTGTAGAAACTAAGGGGCGATCATTGGAAGAAATTGAGCTTGCTCTTAATCCGACAACTTGA
- the LOC108474083 gene encoding plastidic glucose transporter 4 isoform X1 — MQASTHLIKGNLEVKISKRRDLPCFREFKERKSTLTRNLCIRRGSICSGLSSGAVSMGAELARARDNVETVARSLIKFRSVKGQASGGDVEDLAPINPHETSTGTVLPFVGVACLGAILFGYHLGVVNGALDYLSKDLGIAQNAVMQGWVVSTLLAAAAVGSFTGGALADKFGRTRTFQLDAIPLIIGAVLTAIAQNVQTMIIGRLLAGIGIGITSAIVPLYISEISPTDIRGALGSVNQLFICIGILAALVAGLPLSRSPVWWRGMFGLAVIPSILLALGMTYSPESPRWLFQQGKISEAEKSIGTLYGKERVPEVMYELRTAGQGSTEPEAGWIDLFSKRYWKVVSVGAALFFFQQFAGINAVVYYSTAVFRSAGIASDVAASALVGASNVFGTVIASSLMDRQGRKSLLITSFSGMGASMLLLSLSFTWKVLAPYSGILAVVGTVLYVLSFSLGAGPVPALLLPEIFASRIRAKAVALSLCMHWISNFVIGLYFLSVVDKFGISVVYLVFTAVCLLAVLFMAGNVVETKGRSLEEIELALNPTT; from the exons ATGCAGGCATCAACACATTTAATCAAAGGAAATTTAGAGGTTAAGATTTCAAAACGGAGAGATCTGCCTTGTTTTCGTGAATTTAAGGAACGGAAGTCAACTTTGACTCGTAATCTTTGCATCCGAAGGGGTTCTATTTGCAGTGGTTTAAGCTCTGGTGCCGTTTCAATGGGAGCTGAGCTCGCACGTGCTAGAGATAATGTTGAAACCGTCGCTCGCTCTTTGATCAAATTTCGATCTGTCAAAGGTCAAGCTTCAg GTGGAGATGTTGAGGATCTGGCACCAATCAACCCTCACGAGACATCTACTGGGACTGTTTTACCATTTGTTGGCGTTGCTTGCTTGGGAGCTATATTATTTGGTTACCATCTAGG GGTGGTAAATGGTGCTCTTGATTATCTATCTAAGGATCTGGGAATTGCTCAAAATGCTGTCATGCAAG GATGGGTTGTCAGCACCCTCCTTGCTGCTGCTGCAGTTGGTTCATTTACTGGAGGAGCACTGGCAGATAAGTTCGGCCGGACAAGGACTTTTCAATTAGATGCCATTCCACTAATCATTGGAGCAGTTCTTAC TGCTATAGCACAGAATGTCCAGACTATGATAATTGGCCGCTTGCTGGCTGGTATAGGTATTGGTATAACATCTGCTATTGTGCCACTTTACATATCTGAG ATCTCACCAACTGATATCCGTGGTGCACTTGGATCTGTAAACCAACTTTTTATATGTATTGGGATTCTTGCAGCATTGGTGGCTGGATTACCTTTATCACGGAGCCCAGTATG GTGGAGGGGAATGTTTGGTCTTGCTGTTATCCCTTCTATTTTATTGGCTCTAGGAATGACATATTCCCCAGAAAGTCCTCGGTGGCTGTTCCAG CAAGGGAAAATTTCCGAAGCAGAAAAATCCATAGGAACACTATATGGGAAAGAAAGAGTTCCTGAGGTTATGTATGAGTTAAGGACTGCAGGACAGGGTTCTACAGAACCAGAAGCAGGATGGATTGATCTATTTAGTAAGCGATACTGGAAAG TTGTGAGTGTTGGCGCTGCACTTTTCTTCTTCCAACAGTTTGCTGGGATAAATGCTGTAGTTTATTATTCTACAGCTGTCTTTCGTAGTGCTGGAATTGCATCTGATGTTGCCGCAAGTGCTCTTGTTGGTGCATCAAATGTCTTTG GCACAGTTATTGCATCCTCTCTGATGGACAGACAAGGAAGGAAAAGTCTTCTAATCACAAGTTTTTCTGGAATG GGTGCTTCAATGTTGCTGCTTTCATTGTCATTCACTTGGAAGGTTCTTGCCCCCTACTCTGGCATTCTAGCCGTTGTTGGGACTGTTCT TTATGTCTTATCGTTTTCACTTGGTGCTGGTCCTGTGCCTGCTCTTCTTCTTCCGGAAATATTTGCTTCCAGAATTAGAGCAAAAGCAGTGGCTTTATCGCTTTGCATGCATTGG ATATCAAACTTTGTCATCGGCCTGTATTTCCTGAGTGTTGTGGACAAGTTTGGAATCAGTGTAGTTTATTTGGTATTCACCGCTGTCTGTCTTCTTGCTGTCTTGTTTATGGCTGGTAATGTTGTAGAAACTAAGGGGCGATCATTGGAAGAAATTGAGCTTGCTCTTAATCCGACAACTTGA
- the LOC108474086 gene encoding uncharacterized protein LOC108474086, with protein sequence MGNQKQEEDEDNRRETAIASTRSLQPNFKPVGVTTQQLSKFQELHRRRLQIKAKSKIHKKPKDQAKRFCAKYMNSACSQESDSNTKVEDESVPNSKSHSEDDNPFTLQDNDAVQLATKKRQKLHWGLDTKERWERKANM encoded by the exons ATGGGAAATCAAAAGCAGGAAGAAGATGAAGACAACAGAAGGGAAACAGCGATCGCTTCTACCCGTTCTTTGCAACCCAACTTCAAGCCTGTTGGTGTTACTACTCAACAGCTTTCTAAATTCCAA GAGCTTCACAGGAGGCGTTTACAAATAAAAGCGAAATCAAAGATTCACAAGAAACCAAAAG ATCAAGCCAAAAGATTTTGTGCCAAATACATGAATTCTGCATGTTCTCAAGAATCAGATTCAAACACCAAAGTTGAAGATGAAAGTGTTCCAAACTCAAAGAGCCACAGTGAAGATGATAATCCCTTTACACTGCAAGACAATGATGCTGTGCAACTTGCAACAAAAAAGCGGCAGAAATTGCATTGGGG GCTTGATACAAAGGAAAGATGGGAAAGGAAAGCCAACATGTAG
- the LOC108470379 gene encoding chloroplastic group IIA intron splicing facilitator CRS1, chloroplastic: MFTTLLKSPIPFFSSFNSTQNPSKTQKGNHSFNKNSKFSVSKTHRNGPIKMPTPPWMKGPLLLQPDEVLNASKPTTKRSSNNNSKAPEKALFGKESGVRGKKVMKKIIRDVEKLQGNGALDDTQIGKFEEFEIGNWLEEIGSDGEVKKFDRKMPWVREEEKVVFRRMKKEKVLTQAEIILDNDLLERLRKKATRMRKWVKVMKAGVTQDVVDEIRLAWGNNELVMLKFGVPLCRNMDRASEIVEMKTGGLVVWCKKDILVVYRGQNHWLTSNGQRVFNNLASDNNTTMSPEKSNASTWRRSLNGEDRDENNQPVVGSLYERETDRLLDGLGPRFIDWWMRKPLPVDADLLPEVVPGFKPPTRLSPPKTRPKLTDEELTNLRKLAHPLPFHFVLGRNRNLQGLANSILKLWEKSLIAKIAIKWGVQNTDNEQMANELKDLTGGVLLLRNKFLIIFYRGKDFLPQGVANSVMEREMALRRCQLIEEGARVKVAETFQVANDSLAKTSTVGTLAEFQDIQTKYGVLEKENNELEIQIEAQKENLERELRNQERKLAILNGKIEKSAKKLAKLNSSWQTAEPDLDLETITEEERECLRKIGLKLSSCLVLGRRGVFNGVIEGVHQHWKHREVVKVITMQRAFLRVIYTAKMLVAESGGILVSVEKLKEGHAIIIYRGKNYRRPSKLMTDHLLTKREALQRSIELQRIGSLKFFAYQRRQAILDLKLKLAKLEEQGVASPQG, encoded by the exons ATGTTCACCACTCTCTTAAAATCTCCcattcctttcttttcttccttcaaCTCAACCCAAAACCCTTCCAAAACCCAGAAAGGAAATCACTCTTTCAACAAAAATTCCAAATTCTCAGTCTCAAAAACCCACAGGAATGGCCCCATTAAGATGCCAACACCTCCATGGATGAAGGGTCCTCTCCTTCTCCAACCCGATGAAGTGTTAAATGCTTCAAAACCCACTACTAAAAGGAGCTCAAACAACAATTCAAAGGCACCTGAAAAGGCATTGTTTGGAAAGGAAAGCGGGGTGAGAGGGAAGAAAGTGATGAAAAAGATCATCAGAGACGTGGAAAAGCTACAAGGGAATGGAGCTTTAGACGATACCCAGATTGGGAAATTTGAAGAATTTGAGATCGGGAATTGGTTGGAGGAGATTGGAAGTGATGGGGAAGTGAAAAAATTTGATAGGAAAATGCCGTGGGTCAGAGAAGAAGAGAAAGTTGTGTTTAGGAGGATgaaaaaggagaaagttttgaCACAGGCTGAGATTATTCTTGATAACGATTTGCTTGAGAGACTGAGAAAAAAGGCTACGAGGATGAGGAAATGGGTTAAGGTGATGAAAGCTGGTGTAACTCAGGATGTTGTTGATGAGATAAGGTTGGCTTGGGGGAACAATGAGCTTGTTATGCTTAAATTTGGTGTTCCTTTGTGTAGAAATATGGATAGAGCAAGTGAAATTGTTGAG ATGAAGACTGGGGGCTTGGTTGTATGGTGCAAGAAAGATATTCTTGTTGTTTATAGAGGACAGAACCACTGGCTGACTTCAAATGGTCAAAGAGTATTCAATAACTTGGCCTCAGACAATAATACTACTATGTCTCCAGAAAAATCTAATGCAAGTACTTGGAGGAGAAGTTTGAATGGAGAAGACAGAGATGAGAATAATCAACCAGTAGTTGGATCACTGTATGAGAGGGAAACTGATAGATTATTGGATGGTTTAGGACCTCGCTTTATTGACTGGTGGATGCGAAAGCCATTACCAGTTGATGCTGACTTGCTTCCAGAAGTGGTTCCTGGCTTTAAGCCTCCAACAAGACTTTCTCCTCCTAAAACTAGACCAAAATTGACAGATGAGGAGTTGACGAATTTGAGGAAGCTCGCTCATCCTTTACCTTTTCACTTTGTTCTCG GGAGGAATAGGAACCTTCAAGGCTTGGCCAATTCTATCTTGAAATTATGGGAAAAGAGTCTCATAGCAAAGATTGCTATAAAGTGGGGGGTACAAAATACTGACAATGAGCAAATGGCTAATGAGCTTAAG GATCTCACGGGGGGAGTTTTGTTACTAAGGAATAAGTTCCTTATAATATTCTACCGGGGGAAGGACTTCCTTCCTCAAGGTGTTGCTAATTCTGTAATGGAGAGAGAAATGGCACTCAGGAGATGCCAACTTATTGAAGAAGGTGCTCGAGTCAAAGTAGCCGAAACCTTTCAGGTTGCTAATGATTCTTTGGCGAAGACTAGCACTGTAGGAACTTTAGCAGAATTTCAGGATATTCAGACCAAATATGGAGTCCtggaaaaagaaaataatgaactcgaaattcaaatagAAGCTCAAAAGGAAAACTTAGAGAGGGAATTGAGAAACCAAGAACGCAAACTTGCAATT CTCAATGGAAAGATAGAGAAGTCAGCTAAAAAGCTAGCAAAGTTGAATTCTTCATGGCAAACTGCTGAGCCAGATTTGGATCTCGAAACCATTACTGAAGAGGAGAGAGAATGCTTGCGGAAGATTGGACTGAAGCTAAGTAGTTGCTTAGTGCTTG GTAGGCGTGGGGTCTTTAATGGCGTCATAGAAGGAGTACATCAACACTGGAAGCACAGAGAAGTTGTCAAGGTAATCACAATGCAGAGAGCATTCCTACGAGTTATCTATACTGCAAAAATGCTTGTAGCGGAGAGTGGTGGGATTTTGGTTTCAGTGGAGAAGCTAAAAGAAGGTCATGCCATAATCATCTACCGTGGGAAAAACTATCGACGCCCTTCGAAGCTAATGACTGATCATCTCCTAACTAAGAGGGAAGCATTACAAAGGTCTATTGAATTACAGAGAATCGGA TCATTGAAGTTTTTTGCATATCAGCGACGACAGGCAATCTTAGATTTGAAACTCAAACTG GCCAAGTTGGAGGAACAAGGAGTTGCTAGTCCACAAGGGTGA